The genomic stretch AGATTAGTGTGCCTGTATGGAAGAATTCTGcacaccaaaataaataaatgttttcactaTCTCCACAACTTGTCCAACCAAACGTGAACTTCAAGGAGACTGGGAAGCACAAATGAAAATTTTACTCCATGCCAGAGGACATGCCAATGGCAAAGAATACGTAGGGATATATACTAGTATTCAAAGTTGACTTCAGCCTGAAGTTGTATGTTGCTGGTAACAGCGACAGAGACAACTACGTGCATTTGACATGTTCCAATACCACTGAAGTCTAAACTGAAGGGTGgcacactgaaaaaaacaaaaccacaaaaaaaatccctccccaaATCACACCATGCATTGCCACATTCTGTCCTGTGAAGAGCTGATGACATCTCTTCCTGTATTCCAGCACTGACAAGACTATTTGAATAAGGCCAAGTTTCATATTAAGGGTAAGACAGGTCCTGCTGAATAATAAGAAATGGCAAATCaagtttgtaaaatatttaatagagCAGTTTCCCAGCAGATTCCTGACCAGAATCATAACCAGACTTctaaaaagtatatatatttttagatctgaaaatttgtctttattttttacaaaatggATTCCAGGAAGTTTAAAAGGCAATATCATAGAGGACGTGGGTGCAGAAATCAGGTGTAGTCATTCAAAGCATTCAAGTAGGAATATggtaatataaatatttgaaaagcatCTTTTATCATAAATGTTCAAAACAAAATGTATAACTCATTCCAAACTAAAAATTGAGCTTTATAGCACATATTTCcctgaacagaaaaaataagtgacttttgaaatatttctaaaggCCTGAAAGCTTTTTCCTTGGTTAGTTACATTAGAAGACTTGCCTTTGATTAAATTCCTTCCTTTCCAAATATGGAAAGTATTACATCAGTCCACTGTTAAAACGGACAATATGTTGCAAATTAATTCTGGTATAGTATGTTTCAACAACGCTTAGAGTATAAAGGTGCTGAGGTGGCTTTGAGTTTAGTAGTCATCTCCTCTGCTGACAACCTCCTTGCATGTTGGGCGCAACAGTATAGTATGCTCAAACTGTGCCGTGTATGAGCCTTTAATGTCGCATAAGGGAGGGTACGGATCCACTATACCCAGGTCGCACAGGTTCTTCAGTGCCATTAGGTATTTACTCTCTCCCAGGCGATCTAGCCATCTGCGGCAGAAGGCAAGAGTACCAAAGTTTTCATTGATAACATTTAGCAAGTGTTTTGCTCTTggaagcctgaaaaaaaaaaaaaaacaaaacaaaacaccaaacaacaacgTTTGAGAACAAATCGGTATCACCAGGAAACATTCACTACAGAAGTAAGACACACCCATTAAGAAAAGGGTTAGATTTCACTGTACTTTAAGACTGCCCAGTGTGGGATGACTTTATCAGTTCAGGAAAGAAAGtgcattttccttctgcaaaaagATATCCTTCCAAACAAATATGAATGCTGCCAAACACCCTGGTCATccatttcaaatagaaaaagTTACACTGTGAATGTATCTGCATCTAAATATGCAAGCAAAACTAAATTCAGGGACAGGAATCATTCTCCTAAAAGGACAATTCATGTTTTAGTTCTGAAGACAAATACTCAGCAAGCTTTTTATTCATACTTCTTACGATATATAAACGTGAACATTACAGATTCCTAGATCTGCtaagaaatgtttaatttccaaACATAAGCAGTTCCTTTCCAACCCGTAGACTAATTCTCCCCTCCCCATTTTCATATTACTAGATTGTTCTATGGAACCAAAATAGAACTATCTGGAAAAGCATGTCTGCCTGCTATTTCTAACCATAATATCCTACACTTCAGAAAATATGTTGCACTCTTAGAAATGACAAAATGCAATCCCAGtgcatttttttcactgaaaaatgaaataatctatTTCATTTTATAGCAATAGGCTGAAACAAGAACTTAAAACCCACAAAAGATTCATATAAATACAGACTGATCACATGAATAGCTTGATATATTCTGGGAACAGCACTAAGACAAAGACTGTGGCACACAGTCATAATgcagatgttgatttttttaaaaaatatattcatttaataCATAGACTAATATACAAACACAATCTATATATTgttaattataaaaaattaataatgataGGAAGATTGTTAAAAACCAATCTATATTTCTGAAGACATAatcatgtattttttccatttccagattCTTTGGAATAATTCAATATTGTTCCAGATTTACAACCACACCACATTTCATAACAAAAACATTGCTAACAGCACCCTTTGTGTCCTCTGACAGCTTTATTAATTAGTGAAGAAGCTGCATTGTATCAAATTTGAATCTTAAGAGGGTGATAGCTCTAGCACAATataccaacaaaaaacaacaaaacccaaccttATTGGCACATGCCCAACATCAAAGTTCTTCATATAATGAGAACACTCCATATCATCATGAACAACACCTTTTCCTGTGCTACCGAAGGTTTCTATAGCATATACTTCACCTTCctaaggagaggaaaaaaaaaaagggaacatgTTGAGAATAAGTGACATTGGGCCATTCTGATACCACAATCTCAGTATAACAACTTCTGAATACAAGTAATTGAAGATGAATAGATTCAATCCCAAATCAATGTAGAGAAAAATTCAGTACGGAGATTTCACACAGTAAAGTTAACAGACATCTCCAAATCATCAGCTATTTGTTAGTACCATTTATTTGTTTCAAGACATAAATATCAGCACATTTCTAGTCACAATTTCTCAAAGTCATTACAGTTAAAACACTGTCGAAGCATACATTTAACATAACTAAGAAACTACATTCTGCAGCAAAACATTTGCTAACTGGCCGTATTTCTCCTTTTACTATTCAGAGAGAAGTCCTAGGAAATGTATAGTTTAGATATAGCAAATAGATGTTGATTACAGGGACTTACTGCACTGAAGAACTTTCTGCCCAATTTCTGCAAGAATTTTCTGGTAACAGCTGCTAGTATAAACCCTTAACCTGCTCATTTCCACTCCACAAGATGAATTTCTTCAAGAAATGAAGGTGATATATATCTGCAAGGGCATTATCAAAATTCTAGCCAAGAACATACTGAAATGCCGTTACATAAACTCATTTCTGCCAAGTGCATTCACATATCCTTAATGGTAGGACTGTGAAAGGGACTTAACAAGATAGGACAAACATGAATGGACAGTGGGAGCTGAGTTTTTCAGTTTGTTAAGCTGTTTTGAAAGTCACACCCCAAAATAAGAAGCCATATGAAAAGCAGTATCATGGCTTCAAATTCAAGATGAACTCTTAAAGATGCCCTgaatattaatttcattaaaaaagcaaaacacaaaaccacaaaaaaacccatacaatgacacaaaaaaaaattcactttttaaCAACTTTTTCAAAATAAGGATCATCAGAGGCTATATTTCTCTCCATCACAAAAACTCACTGGATTGCAGTTTGATACTGTAAGTAGTACAGTACAGTAAGAGATTGGCTATGCTCCACATTCTTCATTGGCAAGACTCACTGTCTTTAACGATGTAGGATTTTGTCCTAAGTAACCTACAGAAcctgaagaaatttttaaaaaaagtcttctcCCCAGTGTCTGGATATTCAATTAAAACAATCTCAAAGCTCTGAAATCTTTAAGTAAGATTTGCTTAAAGAACACTGGTTTATACTGATGATGGATGATATAGAAGACACAATGATTCACTGAACCAAAACAAGAAGGGCACACAAGCTTTTTCAACCTTCCTTTTCCAATCCTCTTTATTTCCTCTGCACACTCCTATAGATAAGATGACAGTTAAAACTTTTGTCTTTTTGCTCACATCATTAACAAGGTGATCAACAATTATAATACAAATTTTGGGTGATGAGAGTGAGCCTACCTCAAGAAACAATCCTGTCCAGATCACACTTGTTCCTATTCAGCTCTTGCAAGTCTTTTTTACTCTGAGAGGCTTACTAGTGATCGTGGCTGATCAGTGATCAGGCTTAGAATCAAATTAAAAGCCCCTTATCTCATTACTAATCTTTTAAATAAGCCTTCTTATCTTGTTAGAACACAAGCTTACATCAAAATGGTGGCTAAATCTCAGGTTACATATTTTAATACTGCCTTTCTGATTGGTATAGTTTGCCACATCATGTACAGTAATTTCTCTTTCCCTGCTCTAACACTATTCAAACAATACCTTTCATCTAGCTTCTCACATTAACTAGAAATACGCTTAATTATTCTGTATCTGCAAAGATCCACCATACCAGAAGCTTTTAAAGATACCATATCTAACTACTTGCAAAAAGTCATCCAAAGCTACATATATTTCTCAAGAATTACTGGAGCAATGGAAGAttgttcttttgtatttttaattacagaGTGAATAAACAAGTGTGAATGACTGGCAAGTCCAAATACCTTTCAGGAAAACTCTGGTTCCTCAAGTTCACCCCAAAATCTGAATTCCTGTCCTTTTCCCTGCTCCCAAGTGCAACATTCCAACACTGCATTTaagtaacacacacacactgagaaATAAATACGCAAGAGCTTCCATAAACATCACTAAGGCCATCCAATTTCaagttggggtgtttttttaactgttgtatttggggttttttcttaaatagcaGGGTTCCAAGCCTTCAATTTCAGAAAGTGTTAGATACCAGAACACTCCAGGGCTAAATGGAGAAGCCACTGAGATGAAACAAGAGTGATCACTCCTTTACAAGAAGACTACAGGGTACAGCAaagtttttcctctgctgctatTATCCACCAGAATCACAAATACTACGCATTAGAACTGCACAGGAAGTATCATTCTTGCAGTGGCAGTTGGGGAAACTTAACAGAAAGATTTAAGAATTCCATTTACCTCCATTCTTGTGGCTTCTCCTCCTTTCACAATGGGCACCGTTTTTCCAGCGTGTATCCTATATGGCCCAATCGAGTGTCCATTCAAATTGCGTATTGGTTTCActtttgaagaaaacattaatattaCAGGCTATTTCCTAACATGTTAAACCCTTTAAAGCAATTGGGTTTGTTAGCCCATAATGAAAATAGCGACTCATCATAGTGCAGAGGAACTAAACACAAAACTATCCACACATCTCGTACAAATTCCAGCCAAGACACAACTTGTATTTTGTATGCTATATCAAAACTTCATTATTAAAGACTAGCAACTCCAACAGTCACAAAAGTTTATTAATAAGGCAAACAGCAGGTATCAAATAATTTGTACATTTTGACATTGTTCAGCCTTCATCTTGTCTATTAAGGATACAACAGTTGGAAAGATAAGCCAAGAACATTCCTCCAGAGGAATGGCAAGCCAGACAGAAACACATACTTATGCAAGTCATTCATACCATGCTTCTAGTACGAAGGTCTTTTCAATATGATACAAATAAATCAATAtttgtacaaatatatatattcttaagAGCAACTATCCTTAGATAAAGAAAAGAACTTGCCTTGGTATGTTTTGCCATCAATTTCAACCTCATAAGACTCCATAACTTCTTGTATAGCCTCCCCCACATCACAGAGACGTACATCTATTCCagcacactgaaaataaaaagtgcaatataaatagaaaatagCAGTAAAGTTTACTGTAAAAGACTTGGTAAATTACTTACATAATGATCATACCTTTATTCCAGTATTTGTAGCATCCTTTACAGCTTGTAATAGTCTGTCGTATTTTGGATTGAATGTGACTGTAAAAGCACAGTCAATAATACGACCTGAAATCAGCAGAAGTTAGTTAGCTTCACAGTCTTTGCACTGAAGAATGTTCTCAAAGTTTTAATTCATAAATGAAAACTAACCACTAATATGTGTCCCAAAATCTATTTTGCAAATATCATCATACTGTAGGACTGTCAGATCTCCGGCATTGGGAGTGTAGTGGGCGGCACAATTGTTGAGAGAGCACCCAGTAGGAAATGCAAGACCTGCATTTAAACCATTTTCCTTTATCAGCTTACGTGAGCAGTCTTCTAGTTTTTCACTAAAAGgcagaggggaaagagaagaaaaacagagaacatAACAGTTGCCATTAATATTTCTTATGATGACTTCAAATAAATCAACACAAGattaaaacctcagaaaaataCTCAAGCAACTGTTTTAATCTGAAGTCTTAAACTACTTGTATGCTAACTAGAGGGAGACCCTAGAGTGGAAAGTGTAAGCACCACATAACAATCTTCAGTGCTTGGTGTTGTTTCTGCTACCCTTCCTTGGGCAAAACTGAGTACTTCGCTAGTGTTTTTACTCTGAATTTAAACTATGCATCTTTTACGAGCTACATTTAACCCATTCTTCATGAGCAGCAGAGGTTATATAACTAATGTTTAAGCAAATTAGTTGTATTTTTTCAATTActgatatttaaaatagaaaaaaaaagaggcctcattTATTACAATTTTCTAATTTAAGAaggataataatatttttaaaatttaactgtGATAAAATAAAACCTTGAGACTAGCATTTATTCCTGGTTTTTGTCTATCTCAAGCTGTTAGCTCCTGGAAAGCTACAGATACATGTCCACCAGTGCATACTCCTATAGGGGCAGCAAACGATGTAAACTGCAGCTCACATCAGTGCACCgtactctgattttatttaagaAAGCTATTCACTCACAGCAATCTGCAAAAAGAAGAGAGCTTATTTTAACAGGCAAGTCCCCGTAGTCTGAGgtactttggaaagaaaagtcaTGTTTTGAGAAAATTATTGCTTAAAACTGTAACAGTCAAACTGTGTAATTCAgtaaaacagatttgtttcaGCCAGACTAGTGATTAAGGCAGATGTGTCTTGCACTTTCTCTGATggtatattatttttttccagatatccTCACACAGTTACCTTGGGGATCAGGTCTGATCAGCTTTCTTACTATCCTACTTTTGTCAGCACAGTCCTCAGTCATACCAGACTGAAAGCACCTGATTTTGGAAGCTAAATTGTCCTAGATCAGTGCAGTACCTGGAGAGTAGACATTCACTCTAGATAAGCTGAAGGACAGAAAAAGGAATAGTTGGAAGAGTCAAGAGAATCAGTCCAGGctaattatttctttaaactttACCTTAATCAAACTCATGTTTATCTTAATCCATTCGCTCAATTATTTCTTACTAACTGCGAGTAACACAAAGAAACACTGTGTTTGTCCAGAAACATCAGTCAATGAAGACTAAATATAGCCAAAAATCTTCCTGCACTGGACTGAGTACACATTTTTATGCCTCTTCACCAGCTCCCAGCTGCAGACTGCACCTACATTGCTCATCCACACAGCATTTCACTGACAATTCTGGCAAAAACCAGGATGTTTACTACTGTTATTGCTTCTCTCAGCACCACTGCAGAACTGATTTGCAAGAATAGTAAGGCACTGAACATTAAAATAAAGCATGTGCTCAAAATAAGTGAACTGAAAGATTAGTTTGAAATTCAGTATGATCCCAGGCCCTGCAAAGCTGCATAAGATAAGAATATGTTCTAAGTGTGAACTTAAAGGAAGTAATTGGAGATACTGGTTGTGTAGTTCAAACAGAAATCCCTCCAACACTCCTGACACAGTGAAAAAATTGAGACTGAATCCCTTCCCCTCCAGAAGAATGAAGATGTCTTTGAGAAGATCTGTGTCCTCACCAGATTTCTATCATTGTCATTCCAGGTTTTATCCAGCTCATAACGTATTTCCTCACTTGTCTGTGTGCCTCTGCAGCCTCCCGAAAGTCATTCCAGATTTCCTCACTGGCTTGGTCTAGAGCTTTCTTTTCTTCACTAGTTGTTCTCCAAGCAGCAGTCCGCCTTCAAAATAAAGTGTGTTATGAAAAGTTACTATAGTAGTTACAGTAGTCATTACAACTTCTGTCTAAAAAGACTGCAAAGTGCTTATTAACCAGTCAGGTTTACATTCCCCTgtgcaatggaaaaaaatcctggtttataaaattttgaaaataaaggaagcctatttaaaaaaaaaaataatccatcaaCACCACAGACTGGCACCTGTGAAAGGCATTAacattgcagaagaaaaatataatcacATATACATAGAAACTAAACTCAGTTAGACCATGAACCATAttatttcctttacattttcaaaagcctTACCTCCCAACCCTCCCAAAAGCCCAGAGAAGCAGTGTGCTTGAAGGATGCATAATACTTTTCAAAAAAGATAGAATAGGCATATAAAATTTACATCAATACCTGCAATTCTACCTTGAGTTTAGCAGGGCAAATCACTGCAACATGCTCTGCTCatgcaaaaagtttattttttgcACAATCTTACTCAGACCATGCCCTTCCTGTACAGAGAAGAATCTCAGCACTGTAGTGTGGCTGCTTGGCCCAGAAACTGTTACTGACATGGAGACAATAAGCTCCTTCAAGATTTAAGAGCTTGCAGTTCCAGTATTACTTGCACTTATCCTCAGAATATTTAGGTAGTAACACCTAACACAGCGCATAGTAACTGTGACACATGCCAGGAAGTTACTGTCTAAATCTGCTGAATAGTGAATTAACATTTGTTCCATGAGAATACCAGTTTGGCTCTTTGGTAGGTTCACAGAACAAATACAAGAATAATTTTCAGCACAAGACTAAATATTAGTTTTGACTATATTTATTATGCAAGAAACAATACAACTAAGGTTCCAAGaaagcagacaaacaaaaaagtaatttaagcaCTCCAGCAACTGTCAGAACTTAAAAGACTACTCTTCTGACTAAAAAGTAGAGATACCTTTCAAAAGGTGAAACTGAAGCCTGTAATGATGCGAAAAACCCTAGTGATAAGTCAAAGCATACATGCTATGCAGGACAAATACTACTAAAAGCAATACATAGCTGCATATCATGGTAGGTGCGCCATAAAAGGGATGAGGGACAAGATGGACCAAAGATGCTGAACTATGCCGACGTTTCCAGATTTAGAAATTAACTTTTACCTTTATGTAAGCGAGCTGATTCTAAGCAAACAACTGAATAGGATTACTTTTTGAAATCCAAAAGTGTAGCTACTTACCTGTTTCATAAGACATGTAATTTGGCTCCACTCTTCCTTCACAGCCACAAAACAGGAATGAGTGAGCCAAGAGACTATGCCCTGCAATTCTGCTACATTTTGAACTGAGTATTTATAGCGTTAAGAGGCTGCAatcctaaagcagagttgaaaagataaAGGATAACAGGCTATTCTAGACAATTCTTCTCAGAATGACGAGAGGATCCAAATACTTCGAGACCCTCTTCCTCGTTTCCCTTGAACTTCCTGCTCCTTTTCATATAAAGTAACAACACTGCAAAGGAGAAATCCCATGCTTATTTTTCTAAGCAGTTTTCTTGCTCCAATAGCAAGCATCACACATACCACTCTTAGAATATGCCTTAACACTGGTAAATTCCATCAAAAAAGCAACAGGCTGGAACACCTGAGCCCCCTTACCGCACTTGGAAATTGGACTACTGCCAGCACAGTAGTCATAGCACAAGAAGATGGAAAAGGCGTAACTGCAGAAAAACAGTGGAGAAGAGGGACTTGAGGATCCTTTCAGACTCACCCTCTGGTAGGAAGAGCTGCTGAGAGTCTGGGCAGCTGCTCTACCACCAGACACAGACTTAAGTACAAAGTCCACCAAACTGGCAGGAAGCCGTCCTCAATCTGTCTACTCTATTTCAGCATATAGTCCCTCCACAAAAGACAACTAGGAGACAAAATAGCCTCTACGTTTGAAAATACTGGATTAGACCTAACGCATTTTGCTGCCAAAGCTGTACCACTGCCACCTGGAAGCTCAGGAAAAGCGGCGACAATAAATCCTGCTTGGGCCTAAGCACTTCAGGACATGTGAAAAATCAAATTACCAGGTGGAGAACTTCATGTCTGGTGTTCTGAGGACAGTTTCCTAATGTGCTGACTACCACATAAATCTGCTTAAAAGTTCATCTCTTGCTCCAAGACATTTGTCCCCATCTCTTCAGTTCACAGCCCTCAGTTTTCACTAGCTCAAATCTTTAAAGGATTATGCTATAAACAAGAATTTAGTGATCAAAGataagaatttcagaaaataatttccacGGATTAGTTTAACCCAGGTAACAGCACAGAGGCagaaacaagcaggcagggacaAGAATTCCTTAATCCCACTTTAACAAAAATCAGTTTATCATGAAGTATTGCTAATAACTTTTCCACTCTTCCTGTCACATGATTTCAAATTCAGGTGTCTTCAACAAAAAATACAAGCCTTCAAACAACTAAATACCCAAGatataaaaatatcaaagctGTTAGCCTGTTGTCCTATACAAGAATCAATTCTCTGCTATTTTCCCTCCTGAAAATTATACCCACTTTCTAGTTCAGCTTCCTGCACAAAATACACAATTCTAGCTTGATGAGAGGTAACTTTAGAAAGCATGTACACCAAGAGTTACGAATAGAAgttcaactcaaaaaaaaaaaaaaagacaaaaccctaCTGACTACAGCATGAATAAGCAAGAGGCACACAAAAATGCTTCACTAATACACAAAATGAAACTATTATTTAGAATAGGAAATATCCTAGCATTCGTATCAGCAATTAATTTAAGTAGCTTCTAATGTTAGGAAATGCTAAAGTAGCATCATAAGAGTTAAATTCTCAAATTAGGAACAAAATGAAGTATGTATTTGCTTAAGCAAATTATATAAAGAAACTATTTCAAGTTCCTTAGCATATAGGAACTTCCATAACATAACATGCTTGGTAAAGAAAAGATGCCTCACTTAAATCCTGTTagaaaaggtgttttgtttttgttgttttgtgttgtggggtttgtttttttttccccccctttcaaATGAATAGTAGCAAACCCAGAGTATAACAACTAATCTTCAACAGCTAGGTACGTAAAAGAGGTGTAAAAATAGTGTGTAATTTGTTAATAAACTATAAACATACTTAAGATGTTTATAATCTAACTTCCTGGATTGCTTAAATTGCGTCCTTCCGCATGGCAAATACTTATGCATGAAGGAATCACTCCTGCAACAGCCCATCAGGACTACCCTGTGAAAGTCCTTATTAGCCTGCTAATACTGTGCATACAAACAAGGCAGCCATTCGTAAATCAATTGAACACACCTTGTGACCAAACTGAAGTCATTAAAGAGATGACAAGTCTTCCTCAGAACCAAATTTTAAtctcataaaaatgaaaccaTGTTATCTGTGAATATCTGAACACAATTTATAGGATGTACTAGACACTCAACTATGTTGCTGACACTCTAtgagaaagtatttttctgaaaagaagtCACTCAAAACTAAATAATgctttcagaaatacaaatatttatctaTTCACTCTCCCCTTGgctaaaactattttttcagaGTTTTGATTCAAAATGACCAGTTAAGTTTTCATAATACTTGGCCTTTTCATTCAGATTTTAATGCAATTCAAACTGATACTGCCCCACCCCATGAGTAAAACATGACCTTCCACAAACACTTCATGTAGAAAAAAACGCAAGAAACTCAGTCAAGCTGTATA from Athene noctua chromosome 3, bAthNoc1.hap1.1, whole genome shotgun sequence encodes the following:
- the METAP2 gene encoding methionine aminopeptidase 2 isoform X1 — protein: MAGVGQAGSAAAEAEKHLNGELPPEPEDKDGAEGGAAGLGAEDGAKKKRKKKKKGKAGPAGQETDKEIEGSLDDVAKQLDKQALEEKEKDDDDEDGEGEGDGATGKKKKKKKKKKGPKVQTDPPSIPICDLFPSNVFPKGEECEYPPTQDGRTAAWRTTSEEKKALDQASEEIWNDFREAAEAHRQVRKYVMSWIKPGMTMIEICEKLEDCSRKLIKENGLNAGLAFPTGCSLNNCAAHYTPNAGDLTVLQYDDICKIDFGTHISGRIIDCAFTVTFNPKYDRLLQAVKDATNTGIKCAGIDVRLCDVGEAIQEVMESYEVEIDGKTYQVKPIRNLNGHSIGPYRIHAGKTVPIVKGGEATRMEEGEVYAIETFGSTGKGVVHDDMECSHYMKNFDVGHVPIRLPRAKHLLNVINENFGTLAFCRRWLDRLGESKYLMALKNLCDLGIVDPYPPLCDIKGSYTAQFEHTILLRPTCKEVVSRGDDY
- the METAP2 gene encoding methionine aminopeptidase 2 isoform X2 — encoded protein: MAGVGQAGSAAAEAEKHLNGELPPEPEDKDGAEGGAAGLGAEDGAKKKRKKKKKGKAGPAGQETDKEIEGSLDDVAKQLDKQALEEKEKDDDDEAKVQTDPPSIPICDLFPSNVFPKGEECEYPPTQDGRTAAWRTTSEEKKALDQASEEIWNDFREAAEAHRQVRKYVMSWIKPGMTMIEICEKLEDCSRKLIKENGLNAGLAFPTGCSLNNCAAHYTPNAGDLTVLQYDDICKIDFGTHISGRIIDCAFTVTFNPKYDRLLQAVKDATNTGIKCAGIDVRLCDVGEAIQEVMESYEVEIDGKTYQVKPIRNLNGHSIGPYRIHAGKTVPIVKGGEATRMEEGEVYAIETFGSTGKGVVHDDMECSHYMKNFDVGHVPIRLPRAKHLLNVINENFGTLAFCRRWLDRLGESKYLMALKNLCDLGIVDPYPPLCDIKGSYTAQFEHTILLRPTCKEVVSRGDDY